One window of the Lactobacillus sp. PV034 genome contains the following:
- the secA gene encoding preprotein translocase subunit SecA, with the protein MANILRKLYDTDKRELKRFEKLADKVESYADEYEKLSDDELKAKTPEFRKRLENGETLDDILPEAFATAREGARRVLGLYPYRVQIIGGISLHFGNISEMMTGEGKTLTATMPVYLNALTGKGVHVVTVNEYLSSRDESEMGQLYKWLGLTVGLNLNSMSPDEKREAYNCDVTYSTNSELGFDYLRDNMVVYKEQMVQRPLNYAIIDEVDSILIDEARTPLIISGQATQSNGDYIRADRFVKTLVEDKSDDDVDDDEDHGDYKIDWPTKTINLTNQGIEKACKHFGLKNLYDIDNQVLVHHIDQALRANYIMLKDIDYVVNDGEVMIVDSFTGRVMEGRRYSDGLHQAIEAKEGVQIQEESKTQATITYQNFFRMYKKLSGMTGTGKTEEEEFREIYNMQVITIPTNKPKARIDMPDRLYPNLDSKFHAVVEEIKERHAKGQPVLVGTVAIESSERLSNLLNQAGIPHAVLNAKNHAKEAEIIMNAGQKGAVTIATNMAGRGTDIKLGPGVKELGGLAVIGTERHESRRIDNQLRGRSGRQGDPGVTRFYLSLEDDLMKRFGSERIKAFLDRISDNDEDKVIESKMITNQVESAQKRVEGNNYDTRKQTLQYDDVMRTQREIIYGERMQVINEEKSLRHILMPMIKRTISHQVDLYTQGEKKDWRNDQLRDFISSSLTDEETTKNIDLAKLSADELKEKLYQLAEENYKEKQEQLADPSQMLEFEKVVILRVVDDRWTDHIDAMDQLRQSISLRGYGQLNPLVEYQEAGYRMFEEMVGNIEYDATRLFMKAQIRQNLSR; encoded by the coding sequence ATGGCTAATATTTTAAGAAAACTTTATGACACTGATAAGAGAGAATTAAAAAGATTTGAAAAATTAGCAGACAAGGTTGAATCCTATGCTGATGAATATGAAAAGTTAAGTGATGATGAACTAAAGGCAAAGACCCCTGAATTTCGTAAAAGATTGGAAAATGGGGAAACTTTGGATGATATTTTACCTGAAGCTTTTGCCACAGCTCGTGAAGGAGCAAGAAGAGTTTTAGGCTTATACCCTTATCGCGTACAAATTATTGGTGGGATTTCACTTCATTTTGGTAATATCTCTGAGATGATGACTGGTGAAGGAAAGACTTTGACAGCTACTATGCCAGTATATCTTAATGCTTTAACTGGCAAAGGTGTTCATGTTGTTACTGTGAACGAATATCTTTCATCGCGTGATGAAAGTGAAATGGGCCAACTTTATAAGTGGTTAGGATTAACAGTTGGATTAAACTTGAATTCAATGTCACCTGATGAAAAGCGCGAAGCATATAATTGCGATGTAACTTATTCAACTAACTCTGAATTAGGTTTTGATTACCTGAGAGATAACATGGTTGTCTATAAAGAACAAATGGTTCAACGTCCTTTAAATTATGCAATTATTGATGAGGTCGATTCGATTTTAATTGATGAAGCCAGAACTCCACTGATTATTTCAGGTCAAGCTACTCAATCTAATGGTGATTATATTCGTGCAGATCGCTTTGTTAAAACTTTGGTAGAAGATAAGAGCGATGATGACGTAGATGACGATGAAGATCATGGCGATTACAAGATTGATTGGCCTACAAAAACAATTAATCTAACTAATCAAGGTATTGAAAAGGCATGTAAGCATTTTGGTTTGAAGAACCTTTATGATATTGATAATCAGGTTCTTGTTCACCATATCGATCAGGCCCTTCGTGCTAACTACATTATGTTAAAAGATATTGACTATGTGGTTAATGATGGTGAAGTAATGATCGTTGATTCCTTTACTGGACGTGTAATGGAAGGTAGACGTTATTCTGATGGGTTACACCAAGCAATTGAGGCTAAAGAAGGTGTTCAAATCCAAGAGGAATCAAAGACTCAAGCTACGATTACTTACCAGAACTTCTTTAGAATGTATAAGAAACTTTCAGGGATGACTGGTACAGGTAAAACAGAAGAAGAAGAATTCCGTGAAATTTATAATATGCAGGTTATTACAATTCCAACCAATAAGCCTAAGGCAAGAATTGATATGCCTGACCGCTTGTATCCTAACCTAGATTCTAAGTTTCATGCAGTGGTTGAAGAAATTAAAGAGCGTCATGCTAAAGGTCAACCTGTTTTAGTTGGTACTGTAGCTATTGAAAGCTCTGAACGGTTAAGTAATCTTCTTAATCAAGCTGGAATACCTCACGCAGTTCTTAATGCAAAAAATCACGCTAAAGAAGCCGAGATTATCATGAATGCTGGGCAAAAGGGTGCCGTTACTATTGCAACTAACATGGCTGGTCGTGGTACTGATATTAAATTAGGACCTGGTGTAAAGGAACTTGGTGGACTTGCAGTTATCGGAACTGAACGTCATGAATCACGTCGTATTGATAATCAATTACGTGGACGTTCAGGTCGTCAAGGAGATCCTGGAGTAACTCGTTTTTATCTTTCTTTAGAGGATGATTTAATGAAACGTTTTGGTTCAGAACGTATTAAAGCATTCTTAGACCGAATCTCAGATAATGATGAAGATAAAGTAATTGAAAGTAAAATGATTACTAATCAAGTAGAGTCTGCCCAGAAACGTGTTGAAGGTAATAATTACGATACTCGTAAGCAAACTTTGCAATATGATGATGTTATGAGAACGCAGCGTGAAATTATTTATGGCGAAAGAATGCAGGTAATTAATGAGGAAAAATCTTTGCGTCATATCTTGATGCCAATGATTAAACGCACTATTTCACATCAAGTTGATCTTTATACTCAAGGTGAAAAGAAGGACTGGCGTAATGATCAATTAAGAGACTTTATTTCGTCTAGTCTTACTGATGAAGAAACTACTAAGAATATTGATTTGGCAAAGCTAAGTGCTGATGAATTAAAAGAAAAACTTTATCAGTTAGCAGAAGAAAATTATAAAGAAAAGCAAGAACAGCTTGCTGATCCAAGTCAAATGTTAGAGTTTGAAAAAGTTGTAATATTGCGTGTGGTTGATGATCGTTGGACAGATCATATTGATGCAATGGATCAATTGCGTCAATCAATTTCTTTGCGTGGTTATGGTCAATTGAATCCTTTAGTGGAATATCAAGAAGCCGGATATCGCATGTTTGAAGAAATGGTTGGTAACATTGAATATGATGCCACCCGTTTATTTATGAAAGCACAGATCAGACAAAATTTGAGTCGTTAA
- the hpf gene encoding ribosome hibernation-promoting factor, HPF/YfiA family, translating into MIKYNVRGENIEITDALRDYVEKRLEKLEKYFETNTDVIAHVNMRVYPDHSAKVEVTIPLPYLVLRAEDVTDDMYKSIDFVSEKLERQIRKYKTRINRKSRAKGIKDFFNESVEEEQAPEKFNIVRNKRLNLKPMDPEEAILQMDMLGHDFFVFQDADTNGTSIVYKRNDGRYGLIETNE; encoded by the coding sequence ATGATTAAATATAATGTACGTGGTGAAAACATTGAAATTACAGATGCATTAAGAGACTATGTTGAAAAACGTCTTGAGAAACTTGAAAAATATTTTGAAACTAATACCGATGTAATTGCACATGTAAATATGCGTGTTTATCCTGATCACTCAGCTAAAGTTGAAGTAACAATTCCTTTACCATATTTGGTTTTGCGTGCTGAAGATGTTACAGATGATATGTATAAGAGTATAGATTTTGTATCAGAAAAGTTAGAACGTCAAATTAGAAAATATAAGACTAGGATTAATCGTAAGAGTAGAGCTAAGGGAATCAAAGATTTCTTTAACGAAAGTGTTGAGGAAGAGCAAGCTCCGGAAAAATTTAATATTGTTCGTAACAAGAGATTAAATTTAAAACCAATGGATCCGGAAGAGGCAATCCTACAAATGGATATGCTAGGCCATGATTTCTTTGTTTTCCAAGATGCAGATACCAATGGTACGAGTATTGTTTATAAACGTAATGATGGACGTTATGGTTTGATAGAAACAAATGAATAA
- a CDS encoding ComF family protein — protein sequence MNECLMCFTRFAAQLNYRELFLFRKNTPQYICSNCKNKFHKLTKDGCQNCSKSLIKAEKICKDCHYWQKCYQGKIIKNISLYRYNAAFHDLMVQYKRYGDYEMRRVLQALIYKIPKADLYVPLPSSPSHLKIRGYDTITSIYCELVELTNLLEKSDHEAPQGEKNKRERLETKQTFSVKEDYFFKRKPQKILLLDDIYTTGRTIYHARDAILKAFPSCDIQSFTIAR from the coding sequence ATGAACGAATGCTTAATGTGTTTTACCAGATTTGCTGCTCAGCTTAATTATCGGGAATTGTTTTTATTTAGGAAAAATACACCCCAATATATTTGTTCAAATTGCAAAAACAAGTTTCATAAACTAACAAAAGATGGATGTCAGAATTGTTCCAAGTCTTTAATTAAAGCGGAAAAAATATGTAAGGACTGTCACTATTGGCAAAAATGCTATCAGGGAAAAATAATTAAAAATATTTCGTTATATCGTTATAACGCTGCTTTCCATGACTTAATGGTGCAATACAAGCGTTATGGTGATTATGAAATGCGACGAGTTTTACAAGCTTTAATATATAAAATACCGAAGGCTGATTTATATGTACCATTACCATCTTCTCCGTCACACTTAAAAATACGTGGTTATGATACGATTACAAGCATTTATTGTGAGCTGGTGGAATTGACTAATTTATTGGAAAAAAGCGATCATGAGGCTCCTCAAGGAGAAAAGAATAAGCGGGAAAGATTAGAGACTAAACAAACCTTTAGTGTTAAAGAAGATTATTTTTTTAAAAGAAAACCACAAAAGATTCTGTTACTAGATGATATTTATACTACGGGAAGAACAATTTATCATGCTAGAGATGCAATTTTAAAAGCTTTTCCGTCTTGTGATATTCAAAGTTTTACAATAGCACGTTAA
- a CDS encoding DEAD/DEAH box helicase yields the protein MDNYNDTIPQQTTKVKAIQNGVCQRCHQVASGILPDKCVYCRQCIGLGRIDSTDNLIRFKEINKRVYPLSKNSYLTWHGKLTDQQEKVSEKLQLSLRNKRDHLVHAVTGAGKTEMLFKVINAALIQGLRVGLATPRIDVVNELYPRLCEAFKTVSIGKYHGKEFCEPQNEQFIICTTHQLLKFYRSFDLLIIDEVDSFPYVNNPMLLAGARFSVKKNGVQFYLTATPDPELLEKVRNRKIDYSRLNRRFHGGLLPVPENQFYLRPFIKNKKINYKLLNTINHLLLLHKPILIFIPRISELEDYKNTLAKACTKLRIATVYAGDKERQEKVQQFRDSKIDILLTTTILERGVTFPHVQVIVVAADDKIYTTPSLVQIAGRVGRSMDDKSGKVIFCYHRYTKNIRQANRQIREMNQ from the coding sequence ATGGATAACTATAATGATACAATACCGCAACAAACTACTAAAGTTAAGGCAATCCAGAATGGTGTTTGCCAGCGGTGCCACCAAGTTGCATCAGGAATTTTACCTGATAAATGCGTTTATTGTCGTCAATGCATTGGTTTAGGACGGATTGATAGTACTGATAACCTAATTCGTTTTAAAGAGATTAATAAGAGAGTTTATCCGCTTAGTAAAAATTCTTATTTAACGTGGCATGGAAAGTTAACTGATCAACAGGAGAAAGTATCGGAAAAATTGCAGTTATCATTAAGAAATAAGCGTGACCATTTAGTTCATGCCGTAACTGGAGCAGGAAAAACTGAAATGCTATTTAAAGTAATTAACGCTGCATTAATTCAGGGATTAAGGGTGGGATTAGCAACACCAAGAATTGATGTGGTAAACGAGCTCTATCCACGACTTTGCGAAGCTTTTAAAACAGTATCAATTGGAAAATATCATGGTAAAGAATTTTGCGAACCCCAAAATGAGCAATTTATCATTTGTACTACACACCAATTATTAAAATTTTATCGGAGCTTTGATCTTTTAATTATAGATGAAGTAGATTCATTTCCTTATGTAAATAATCCAATGCTTTTGGCAGGAGCAAGATTTTCAGTAAAAAAGAATGGTGTTCAATTTTATTTGACTGCTACTCCTGATCCCGAATTATTAGAAAAAGTGCGGAATAGGAAGATTGATTATTCACGTTTGAATAGGAGATTTCATGGGGGATTATTGCCAGTACCAGAAAATCAATTTTATCTTAGACCTTTTATCAAAAATAAAAAAATTAATTATAAATTATTGAATACTATTAACCACTTATTGCTTCTGCATAAACCAATCTTGATTTTTATTCCAAGAATTTCTGAATTAGAAGATTACAAAAATACTTTGGCGAAAGCTTGTACAAAATTACGAATTGCTACTGTCTATGCTGGAGATAAGGAGAGACAAGAAAAAGTACAACAATTTAGAGATAGTAAGATTGATATTTTATTAACTACTACCATCTTAGAGCGGGGAGTAACTTTTCCGCATGTTCAAGTAATAGTCGTGGCTGCGGATGATAAAATTTATACTACTCCAAGTTTAGTGCAGATCGCTGGTAGAGTTGGTCGGAGTATGGATGATAAATCCGGAAAAGTTATTTTTTGTTATCATCGCTATACCAAAAATATTAGGCAAGCGAATCGCCAGATAAGAGAGATGAACCAATGA
- a CDS encoding YigZ family protein: protein MSTKNSYLTIKENGSNEIIIKKSKFICSMARTSTIDEAQAFIKKISKKYHDATHNTYAYTIGINDDQVKASDNGEPAGTAGVPELKALQLMKLKNVTAVVTRYFGGTKLGSGGLIRAYSNSIIKAAETIGVVRCSLQQEINFTISYSQVDSVNNLLKQKNIAIINQNYTTAVTYTIMLDLEEVDPFKAELIDFLSGNVTFTLGEKRFNETLLKTNNLHEQ, encoded by the coding sequence TTGTCCACTAAAAATTCTTATCTTACTATTAAGGAAAATGGTAGCAACGAAATAATAATCAAGAAAAGCAAATTTATTTGTTCTATGGCAAGAACCAGTACCATTGACGAAGCTCAAGCTTTCATAAAGAAAATAAGTAAAAAGTATCATGATGCCACTCATAATACTTATGCCTACACAATTGGAATAAACGATGACCAGGTTAAAGCAAGTGATAATGGTGAACCTGCAGGCACGGCAGGCGTACCTGAACTAAAGGCCTTGCAGCTGATGAAGTTAAAAAACGTAACTGCTGTAGTTACGCGATACTTTGGAGGAACAAAATTAGGATCTGGAGGATTAATTCGTGCTTATTCAAATTCAATAATAAAAGCTGCAGAAACAATTGGAGTAGTACGATGTAGTTTGCAGCAAGAAATTAATTTTACCATTAGTTATTCACAAGTAGATTCTGTTAATAATTTACTTAAGCAAAAAAATATTGCTATTATTAACCAGAACTATACAACTGCCGTCACTTATACAATTATGCTTGATCTTGAAGAAGTTGATCCATTTAAAGCAGAATTAATAGATTTTCTTTCAGGAAATGTTACCTTTACTTTGGGAGAAAAACGTTTTAATGAAACGTTACTCAAAACTAATAATCTTCATGAACAATAA
- a CDS encoding glycosyltransferase family 4 protein — MFQTIVKLFLLVIISAAITPFIRKLAFVLGAVDNPNVRRVNKRPMPTIGGLGIFIAFNIGTFILLRDKFPTHELFSILLAASIIILTGLIDDINELKPKQKMFGILLAALVIYFLAGIKMNEISLPWFGRIQLGWWSLPITVFWILALTNAVNLIDGLDGLATGVSMISLITMGIVGYFFLHTWQHYVPLMCVMLACCLVGFLPYNFHPAKIFLGDTGALYIGFMISILSVKGLKNVTFISMLVPIIILGVPITDTVYAMIRRKLNKKPISAADKHHLHHQLMKMGLSHRQTVLAIYGISLIFSFVSLIFISAPSWGIWPLILGLLFALELFVETIGLLGEKFKPLLHFLQRNINKMMRADPEVKDHNKKK; from the coding sequence ATGTTTCAAACAATTGTTAAATTATTTTTACTTGTAATTATCTCAGCAGCAATTACACCATTTATACGAAAATTAGCATTTGTCTTAGGTGCTGTGGACAATCCAAATGTTCGTCGTGTTAATAAACGTCCAATGCCTACAATTGGGGGATTGGGTATTTTTATTGCTTTTAATATTGGAACTTTTATTCTTTTGCGTGATAAATTTCCAACTCATGAACTTTTTTCGATATTGCTTGCTGCCAGTATTATTATTTTGACTGGACTTATCGATGATATTAATGAATTAAAACCTAAACAAAAGATGTTTGGTATTCTTTTAGCAGCTTTAGTAATTTATTTTTTAGCAGGAATAAAAATGAATGAAATTTCTTTACCGTGGTTCGGAAGGATCCAACTTGGCTGGTGGAGTTTGCCAATAACAGTATTTTGGATTTTAGCACTGACTAACGCTGTTAATTTAATTGATGGGTTAGATGGCCTGGCTACGGGTGTTTCAATGATCTCACTCATAACTATGGGAATTGTAGGATATTTCTTTTTACATACTTGGCAACATTATGTTCCTTTGATGTGTGTTATGTTGGCATGCTGCTTAGTTGGTTTTTTACCGTATAATTTTCATCCTGCGAAAATATTTTTAGGGGATACAGGGGCACTTTATATCGGTTTTATGATTTCAATTCTCTCAGTTAAAGGATTGAAAAATGTTACGTTTATTTCAATGCTTGTTCCAATAATTATTTTAGGAGTGCCAATTACTGATACTGTTTATGCAATGATACGAAGAAAATTGAATAAAAAACCAATTTCTGCAGCTGATAAGCATCATTTGCACCACCAATTAATGAAAATGGGATTGTCGCATCGACAGACAGTTTTAGCCATTTATGGTATTTCATTAATATTTTCGTTTGTTTCATTAATTTTTATTAGTGCTCCAAGTTGGGGAATATGGCCTTTAATTTTGGGGTTATTATTTGCCCTAGAGCTCTTTGTGGAAACGATTGGATTATTAGGTGAAAAATTTAAACCATTGCTGCATTTTTTACAAAGAAATATTAATAAAATGATGCGAGCTGATCCTGAAGTGAAAGATCATAATAAAAAGAAGTAA
- the rny gene encoding ribonuclease Y encodes MINIILTSCAVAIVSILIGGFIGYSIRKNKWEKAVKNAQKDADHIIAAAQAKVEAAQKEVTRQEQMASSLKKNAEDTKKEKILEAQEQIHKYRERIDTELNERRQEISKQENRLLQREDAIDRKDNLLDQKDAKLTQKEQQVKQLQVKVSEREQQAEDLIAQRQEKLYEVGKLSQAEAKKIILDNLSDQLITERAELIKESNEEVKAKADRFAQKVIIDAIQSSAADTVSEKTVAVVNLPNDDMKGRIIGREGRNIRSFEALTGVDLIIDDTPDVVVLSGFDPIRREVAKRALERLIKDGRIHPARIEEMVDKARKEVNDDIYEAGESALMELGIHKMHPELVKLLGRLKYRTSYGQNVLAHSIEVGKLTGVMAAELGLDEKIAVRAGLLHDIGKSIDHEIEGSHVEIGVELARKYHESDVVINAIAAHHDDVPKLSFIAELVVAADTISSARPGARSESLENYVKRLEELETIAKGHQGVSQAYAIQAGREIRVMVEPDKISDARTIILAREIKKQIEANMEYPGNIKVTVIREKRAVAIAK; translated from the coding sequence ATGATAAATATAATTTTAACATCCTGTGCTGTCGCTATTGTTTCAATTCTGATCGGTGGTTTTATTGGCTATTCTATTCGTAAGAATAAATGGGAAAAAGCTGTAAAAAATGCACAAAAAGATGCAGATCATATAATTGCAGCTGCTCAAGCTAAAGTAGAAGCTGCACAAAAAGAAGTGACGCGCCAAGAACAAATGGCGTCATCATTGAAAAAAAATGCAGAAGACACTAAAAAAGAAAAAATTTTGGAAGCTCAAGAACAAATTCATAAATATCGAGAACGAATCGATACCGAATTGAATGAGCGAAGACAAGAAATTTCTAAGCAAGAAAACCGCTTATTGCAACGTGAAGATGCAATTGATCGTAAAGACAATTTATTAGATCAAAAAGATGCTAAACTCACACAAAAAGAACAACAAGTTAAGCAATTGCAAGTAAAGGTTTCTGAAAGGGAACAGCAAGCCGAAGACTTAATAGCACAACGACAAGAAAAGTTATATGAGGTAGGAAAGCTAAGTCAGGCTGAAGCAAAAAAAATTATCCTTGATAACTTATCTGATCAATTAATTACAGAAAGAGCAGAATTAATTAAAGAAAGTAATGAAGAGGTTAAAGCAAAGGCTGATCGTTTTGCTCAGAAAGTAATTATCGATGCTATTCAAAGTAGTGCAGCTGATACCGTATCAGAAAAAACTGTTGCTGTTGTAAATTTACCAAATGATGATATGAAGGGACGAATAATTGGGCGAGAGGGTCGCAATATTCGCTCATTTGAGGCCTTAACAGGGGTTGATCTTATCATTGATGATACACCAGATGTTGTTGTGTTAAGTGGTTTTGATCCAATTAGACGTGAAGTTGCAAAAAGAGCATTGGAACGTCTAATTAAAGATGGACGGATTCATCCAGCTCGAATTGAAGAGATGGTTGATAAAGCAAGAAAAGAAGTAAATGATGACATTTATGAAGCAGGAGAAAGTGCCTTAATGGAACTTGGTATTCATAAGATGCATCCTGAACTTGTAAAACTTTTAGGCCGTTTGAAATACAGAACTTCATATGGACAAAATGTTCTTGCCCACTCAATTGAAGTTGGTAAATTAACTGGTGTAATGGCAGCTGAACTTGGATTAGATGAAAAAATAGCCGTACGCGCGGGATTATTACACGATATTGGAAAGTCGATCGATCACGAAATCGAAGGCTCTCATGTTGAGATTGGTGTAGAGCTAGCCCGTAAATATCATGAATCTGATGTTGTTATAAATGCAATTGCAGCCCATCATGATGATGTGCCGAAATTATCATTTATTGCAGAATTGGTTGTAGCAGCTGATACAATTTCTTCTGCTCGTCCAGGAGCAAGAAGTGAATCTCTTGAAAACTATGTTAAACGTTTAGAAGAACTTGAAACCATTGCTAAAGGCCATCAAGGTGTAAGCCAGGCATACGCAATTCAAGCGGGACGTGAAATTCGAGTAATGGTTGAGCCAGATAAAATATCTGATGCTCGAACTATTATTTTGGCAAGAGAAATAAAGAAACAAATTGAAGCTAATATGGAATATCCAGGTAACATTAAAGTTACTGTGATTCGTGAAAAACGGGCTGTAGCGATAGCCAAATAA
- the recA gene encoding recombinase RecA, which yields MAKDEKQAALDAALKKIEKNFGKGAVMRMGAKADTQISTVPSGSLALDAALGVGGYPRGRIVEIYGPESSGKTTVALHAVAEVQKRGGTAAYIDAENAMDPAYAEALGVDIDSLILSQPNTGEEGLEIADTLISSGAIDIVVVDSVAALVPRAEIEGDMGDSHVGLQARLMSQALRKLSGTISKTKTIALFINQIREKVGVMFGNPETTPGGRALKFYSTIRLEVRRAEQIKQGTDVIGNRVKLKVVKNKVAPPFKVAEVDIMYGHGVSQTGELIDMAADKDIINKAGSWYSYGDDRIGQGRENAKQYLADHPDVYDEVMKKVRAAYGMDEDSVDQDSKAADEKDKASKAEKDKTE from the coding sequence TTGGCTAAAGATGAAAAACAAGCGGCTTTAGATGCTGCACTTAAAAAAATTGAAAAGAATTTTGGTAAGGGCGCAGTTATGCGAATGGGTGCAAAAGCTGATACGCAAATTTCTACTGTACCAAGTGGCTCTTTAGCGCTTGATGCTGCACTCGGGGTAGGAGGTTATCCTCGCGGCAGAATTGTTGAAATTTATGGGCCTGAAAGTTCTGGTAAGACTACTGTGGCTTTACATGCAGTTGCTGAAGTACAAAAACGTGGAGGAACTGCAGCATATATTGATGCAGAAAATGCGATGGATCCAGCTTATGCAGAAGCACTAGGAGTTGATATTGATTCTTTAATTCTTTCACAACCTAACACAGGAGAAGAAGGATTAGAAATTGCTGATACTTTGATATCAAGTGGTGCAATTGATATTGTAGTTGTGGATTCAGTTGCTGCATTGGTTCCTCGAGCAGAAATTGAAGGAGATATGGGGGATTCTCATGTCGGATTACAGGCTCGTCTAATGAGTCAAGCTTTAAGAAAATTATCTGGTACAATCTCTAAAACAAAAACTATTGCACTATTTATTAACCAAATACGTGAAAAAGTTGGTGTAATGTTTGGAAATCCAGAAACCACTCCAGGTGGACGGGCTTTGAAATTTTACTCTACTATTCGTCTTGAAGTTAGAAGAGCAGAGCAAATTAAACAAGGAACGGATGTAATTGGTAACCGCGTTAAACTAAAAGTTGTAAAAAATAAAGTTGCACCTCCATTTAAAGTCGCAGAAGTTGATATTATGTATGGACATGGAGTATCACAAACTGGTGAGCTAATTGATATGGCGGCTGATAAGGATATTATTAATAAAGCTGGATCATGGTATTCGTATGGAGATGATCGTATTGGTCAAGGTAGAGAAAATGCTAAGCAGTATCTTGCAGATCATCCAGATGTATATGATGAAGTAATGAAAAAGGTCAGAGCAGCTTATGGTATGGATGAAGATTCGGTTGATCAAGATAGTAAAGCTGCTGATGAAAAGGATAAGGCGAGTAAAGCCGAAAAAGATAAAACAGAATAG
- the pgsA gene encoding CDP-diacylglycerol--glycerol-3-phosphate 3-phosphatidyltransferase, whose amino-acid sequence MNLPNKLTVFRIILIPVFMLIIIFGGHAGIDVGQWHLTWSWVIAAVVFALASFTDWLDGHIARARNLVTNFGKFADPIADKMLTMTAFVFLVYLYSNSSWQAPAWVIAIIVCRELAVSGLREIVVENNGEVIAAKMPGKIKTTCQMLAIIFLLVGNFFYIGTILLYIALIFTIYSGWDYFHSSWDIFKGSM is encoded by the coding sequence ATGAATTTACCAAATAAATTAACTGTATTTAGAATTATATTAATTCCTGTTTTTATGCTAATTATTATTTTTGGTGGTCATGCAGGAATAGATGTTGGGCAATGGCACTTAACTTGGAGTTGGGTAATTGCTGCTGTTGTCTTTGCCTTAGCCTCATTTACAGATTGGCTAGATGGCCATATAGCACGTGCAAGAAATTTGGTTACAAATTTCGGTAAATTTGCTGATCCTATTGCAGACAAAATGCTTACTATGACAGCATTTGTATTTTTAGTATATTTGTATTCTAATTCAAGTTGGCAAGCTCCAGCCTGGGTAATTGCTATTATAGTTTGTCGGGAATTAGCAGTTAGTGGTTTACGCGAGATAGTAGTGGAAAATAATGGTGAAGTTATAGCAGCTAAAATGCCAGGAAAAATTAAGACTACCTGTCAAATGCTAGCAATTATTTTTTTACTCGTTGGAAACTTTTTCTATATTGGAACAATTTTACTATACATTGCACTAATTTTTACTATTTATTCAGGATGGGATTATTTCCATAGTTCTTGGGATATTTTTAAGGGTTCAATGTAA